Proteins from one Dermacentor variabilis isolate Ectoservices chromosome 1, ASM5094787v1, whole genome shotgun sequence genomic window:
- the LOC142573156 gene encoding uncharacterized protein LOC142573156, producing the protein MGHYSESLKHEGLRYYFEEASRLDYDQAKEILSFERAARPVYRDAWKEADSLYKVRRKQNPSHRWHVMKKENFVAIMCYTLEQPNICRHFNQLCRAAMPTKESWHSFPFKSLLYFLIKAFNLLPNFHAPVVFRGVDKFVHTKNEAQFVQFLSASARPEQASKFGRGVHLLVLRGVPASLMKDISIYSVYPKHKEVLIWPFCVFKLAAGEEEVVKILEFDREETWTQEDLCGTNTWKSTVTLPESRTHLTIAPSNRIATAKNKSSKRPAISGEQGAFSLDSPSPKGAKTTSRQPTPRTRHVAPPARSSVRRDGLGTPTEAATSTTVATCENRRKVIGKIKQDFVITVPCDSSSEPSFKVFPTVSPRWNGSFDKMGARNNVGQIHAHSQMKIMAASEQTTWDAVISIPSDPIEPSAKVPAGRPTWNARVAAVGSTDIASQTRAHVETKRLVASHEAASRDNGGGSGVPWKGVAAAVFIGLILLLGVGRLLSLERA; encoded by the coding sequence ATGGGCCACTACAGCGAGTCTCTGAAGCATGAAGGACTGCGCTACTACTTCGAAGAAGCATCCAGACTCGATTACGACCAAGCGAAAGAGATCCTGAGCTTTGAACGTGCTGCAAGACCGGTCTACCGAGATGCGTGGAAAGAAGCTGATTCCCTATACAAGGTGAGGCGTAAACAGAATCCTTCGCATCGGTGGCATGTGATGAAGAAAGAGAACTTCGTGGCCATTATGTGCTATACGCTGGAACAGCCAAATATTTGCCGTCATTTCAACCAACTCTGCCGCGCCGCGATGCCTACGAAGGAAAGTTGGCATTCTTTCCCGTTCAAAAGTCTCCTGTATTTCCTCATCAAGGCGTTCAATCTGTTGCCTAACTTTCATGCGCCTGTGGTGTTTCGAGGGGTCGACAAGTTTGTTCACACCAAGAATGAAGCGCAGTTCGTTCAGTTCCTGTCTGCCAGTGCGCGCCCTGAGCAAGCGTCAAAATTTGGCCGTGGTGTGCATCTCCTGGTGCTGCGAGGCGTTCCCGCCTCTCTAATGAAAGACATAAGCATCTACTCAGTCTACCCAAAGCACAAGGAGGTTTTGATCTGGCCGTTCTGCGTGTTTAAGCTAGCAGCGGGGGAGGAGGAAGTCGTGAAAATTCTTGAGTTCGATCGCGAGGAAACGTGGACTCAGGAGGACCTTTGTGGAACTAACACTTGGAAATCGACTGTCACTCTGCCGGAGTCGCGCACTCATTTGACCATTGCTCCTTCTAACCGCATCGCTACCGCTAAGAACAAGTCTTCCAAACGACCGGCGATTTCCGGAGAGCAAGGtgcgttttcactcgactctccAAGTCCCAAGGGTGCCAAGACCACGTCTCGACAACCGACACCGAGAACCAGACACGTTGCGCCGCCTGCTCGCTCTTCTGTCAGGCGAGATGGGCTTGGAACCCCAACCGAAGCGGCAACTTCGACGACCGTTGCCACATGTGAAAATCGCCGAAAGGTTATCGGTAAAATCAAGCAGGACTTTGTGATAACGGTACCATGCGACTCCTCTAGTGAGCCTTCTTTTAAAGTTTTCCCTACAGTCAGTCCGAGATGGAACGGGAGCTTTGACAAAATGGGTGCAAGGAACAATGTGGGCCAAATACATGCACACTCGCAAATGAAGATAATGGCAGCTTCGGAACAAACCACGTGGGATGCTGTGATATCGATACCATCCGACCCCATTGAACCATCTGCAAAAGTTCCTGCCGGCAGACCGACATGGAACGCGCGCGTTGCCGCAGTGGGCTCAACTGACATTGCGAGCCAGACTCGTGCGCATGTGGAAACGAAAAGACTGGTGGCTTCCCACGAAGCTGCCAGCCGTGACAACGGTGGCGGCAGCGGTGTCCCTTGGAAAGGAGTAGCAGCAGCAGTCTTTATTGGTTTGATTTTGCTTTTAGGTGTAGGCCGTCTCTTGTCTCTTGAGAGAGCGTAA